One part of the Eucalyptus grandis isolate ANBG69807.140 chromosome 10, ASM1654582v1, whole genome shotgun sequence genome encodes these proteins:
- the LOC104422979 gene encoding linoleate 13S-lipoxygenase 3-1, chloroplastic, whose protein sequence is MALTKEIMGCSVLERSSFVSTSKVILSRTRQAKPKLGFNPALIQQRRVSLRKGLGGPAAVAAISEDLVKAVPENVVKFKVRAVLTVRQKNKEDLKETIAKHLDAFTDRIGRNVVLQLVSTELDPKTKAPKKSSEAVLRDWSKNTQVKAEKVHYTAEFTVDSNFGIPGAITVTNKHQNEFFLESMTIEGFACGPVHFPCNSWVQSKKDHPGKRIFFSNKPYMPSETPPGLKAMREEELKYLRGDGKGERKLSDRIYDFDLYNDLGNPDKGIDFARPTLGGSKIPFPRRCRTGRAPTYTDINAESRVEKPLPMYVPRDERFEESKRNTFSAGRLKAVLHNLIPSLKASLSANNHDFNGFSDIDSLYKEGLFLKVGLQDELLKKLPLPKVVQESSQGFLKYDTPKILSKDRFAWLRDDEFARQAIAGVNPGNIEKLTVFPPKSNLDPEVYGPLESALKEEHILGHLNGMSVQQAIDENKLFIVDYHDAYLPFLDRINALDGRKTYATRTIYFLTPRGTLKPIAIELSLPPQGPSSRSKRVVTPPVDATSNWMWQLAKAHVNSNDAGVHQLVNHWLRTHACMEPFILAAHRQMSAMHPIFKLLDPHMRYTLEINALARQSLISADGVIESCFTPGRYCMEMSAAAYKSFWRFDKEDLPSDLIRRGVAVPDSTQPHGLRLLIEDYPYASDGLLIWSALENWVRTYVNYYYPTPAVVCNDQELQAWYAESVNVGHADVRHADWWPKLASPEDLTSILTKIIWLSSAQHASLNFGQYPYGGFVPNRPPLMRRLIPFEGDPEYTNFVADPQKYYLSALPSLLQATKFMAVVDTLSTHSPDEEYLGERQQPSVWTGDAEIVEAFYEFSAEIRQVEKEIDRRNNDPSLRNRCGAGVLPYELLAPSSGPGVTCRGVPNSISI, encoded by the exons ATGGCACTGACTAAAGAGATCATGGGTTGCTCGGTACTTGAAAGATCTTCATTTGTTTCCACCTCAAAGGTGATTTTGAGTCGCACCCGTCAAGCAAAACCGAAACTTGGGTTCAACCCAGCTTTGATCCAGCAGAGAAGAGTGAGCCTGAGGAAGGGCTTGGGAGGTCCTGCTGCCGTGGCGGCCATAAGTGAGGATTTGGTGAAAGCTGTGCCCGAGAATGTTGTCAAGTTCAAGGTGAGAGCCGTACTGACCGTGAGGCAGAAGAACAAGGAGGACTTGAAGGAGACCATTGCCAAGCACTTGGATGCTTTCACCGATAGGATTGGCCGGAACGTTGTCTTGCAGCTTGTCAGCACTGAATTAGATCCAA AAACCAAGGCTCCCAAAAAAAGCAGTGAAGCAGTGCTGAGGGACTGGTCAAAGAATACACAGGTGAAAGCTGAGAAGGTTCATTACACAGCCGAATTCACAGTGGACTCGAACTTTGGCATTCCCGGGGCCATCACAGTGACAAATAAGCACCAGAACGAATTCTTCTTGGAGAGCATGACAATTGAAGGGTTTGCCTGTGGTCCAGTCCATTTCCCCTGCAACTCATGGGTGCAATCTAAGAAAGATCATCCTGGCAAGAGGATATTCTTTTCCAATAAG CCTTATATGCCATCTGAGACGCCCCCTGGGCTAAAAGCGATGAGAGAAGAAGAGTTGAAATACTTGAGGGGTGACGggaagggagaaagaaaattatCTGACAGGATATATGACTTCGATCTGTATAATGACTTGGGTAATCCCGACAAAGGAATTGATTTTGCTCGGCCGACCCTTGGAGGCTCAAAAATCCCTTTTCCAAGACGCTGCCGTACTGGCCGTGCTCCTACTTACACAG ATATTAATGCTGAGAGCAGGGTTGAGAAGCCGTTGCCCATGTATGTGCCGAGAGATGAGCGGTTTGAGGAATCAAAACGAAACACATTTTCTGCTGGGAGGCTCAAAGCTGTGCTTCATAACTTAATACCATCCTTGAAGGCCAGCCTCTCGGCAAATAACCATGACTTCAATGGTTTTTCTGACATTGACAGCCTCTACAAAGAAGGTCTATTTCTGAAGGTTGGTTTGCAAGATGAACTCTTGAAGAAACTTCCGTTGCCGAAGGTGGTCCAAGAATCCAGTCAAGGCTTTCTTAAATACGACACTCCAAAGATATTGTCAA AGGACAGATTTGCGTGGCTCCGAGATGATGAATTCGCTCGTCAAGCGATAGCAGGGGTAAACCCTGGGAACATCGAGAAGCTCAcagtttttcctccaaaaagcAACCTTGACCCTGAAGTCTATGGTCCTCTAGAGTCTGCTCTCAAAGAAGAACACATTTTGGGCCATCTTAATGGCATGTCTGTTCAACAG GCCATAGATGAAAATAAACTGTTCATCGTGGACTATCATGATGCATACCTTCCATTTCTGGACCGTATCAATGCCCTTGATGGCCGCAAAACATATGCGACTCGCACCATCTATTTCTTGACCCCTCGTGGAACACTTAAACCGATTGCCATAGAGCTTAGTTTGCCACCTCAAGGGCCTAGTTCTCGGTCAAAGCGGGTGGTAACACCACCAGTTGATGCCACTTCTAATTGGATGTGGCAGCTTGCTAAAGCCCATGTCAACTCCAACGATGCTGGGGTTCACCAACTAGTGAATCATTG GTTACGCACCCACGCATGCATGGAACCATTCATACTGGCTGCGCACAGGCAAATGAGTGCGATGCACCCAATATTCAAGCTGTTGGATCCGCACATGCGATATACGCTGGAGATCAATGCCTTGGCACGTCAGAGCCTGATCAGTGCGGATGGTGTCATTGAGTCTTGCTTCACTCCTGGCCGCTACTGCATGGAAATGAGTGCAGCTGCATATAAAAGCTTCTGGCGCTTTGACAAGGAGGACCTCCCTTCTGATCTGATTCGAAG GGGAGTGGCTGTGCCTGATTCCACACAACCACATGGCTTGAGACTCCTGATTGAAGACTACCCATATGCATCAGATGGGCTTCTGATCTGGTCTGCGCTCGAGAACTGGGTGCGCACATATGTAAACTACTACTACCCTACTCCCGCCGTAGTTTGTAATGACCAGGAGCTCCAAGCTTGGTATGCTGAGTCCGTCAATGTGGGCCACGCTGATGTCCGCCATGCAGACTGGTGGCCCAAACTGGCGAGCCCGGAAGATCTTACCTCAATCCTCACCAAAATCATCTGGCTTTCCTCGGCCCAGCATGCATCCCTCAATTTCGGGCAGTATCCCTATGGTGGATTTGTGCCAAACCGCCCACCCCTGATGAGGAGGTTGATTCCCTTCGAAGGTGACCCCGAATATACAAATTTTGTAGCTGACCCGCAAAAGTATTACCTCTCTGCATTGCCTAGTCTGCTCCAAGCGACAAAATTTATGGCTGTGGTGGACACACTGTCGACTCACTCGCCCGATGAGGAGTACCTTGGAGAGCGACAACAACCGTCTGTTTGGACAGGTGATGCCGAGATTGTTGAGGCATTCTATGAGTTCTCAGCAGAGATCAGGCAGGTAGAGAAGGAGATCGATAGAAGAAATAATGATCCTAGCCTTAGGAATCGGTGCGGGGCGGGCGTGTTACCCTACGAGCTGCTCGCACCCAGCTCAGGACCGGGTGTAACATGTAGAGGCGTGCCGAACAGTATATCCATATGA